A genome region from Chloroflexota bacterium includes the following:
- a CDS encoding glutamine synthetase — protein sequence MLARDYEATEFVLREARENDVKFIRLWFADILGNLKGFAITVEELEHSLTRGMGFDGSAIEGFVRSDERDMYALPDPNTFNVLPWRPRENAVARMFCDIITPDDEPLESDPRAVLRRNLADASKLGYTYYVGPEIEYFYFKDAKGTVTEDRGSYFGQGAGDDATDLRRQTVLTLEDIGIPVESSHQEGAPSQHEIDLRHTDALTMADTIMTYRLVVKEVARQNGYYATFMPKPLDGVNGSGMHMHQSLFQGDRNAFYDDDDEHHLSETAKFFIAGLMKHAREITAVTNQWVNSYKRLVPAFEAPTYVTWSTVNRADLIRVPDFKPGREESRRIEFRSPDPACNPYLAFSVMLAAGLKGIENRYEFPQPAQVNALRLTQAERDELGIEALPANLWEAIGITERSELVQDALGGAVFNSFIENKKIEWENYHSRVADYEKEHYLPVL from the coding sequence ATGTTAGCGAGAGACTACGAAGCGACTGAATTCGTTCTGCGTGAGGCGCGAGAGAACGATGTCAAGTTTATTCGTCTATGGTTCGCCGACATACTAGGCAATCTGAAGGGCTTCGCCATCACAGTCGAAGAACTCGAGCACTCGCTCACACGCGGCATGGGCTTTGACGGTTCCGCGATTGAAGGCTTTGTGCGCTCGGACGAGCGCGATATGTACGCGCTGCCCGACCCGAACACCTTCAACGTGCTGCCATGGCGGCCGCGCGAGAACGCCGTTGCGCGCATGTTCTGCGACATCATCACGCCCGACGACGAACCTCTCGAAAGCGACCCGCGCGCCGTGCTCAGGCGCAACCTCGCGGACGCATCGAAACTCGGCTATACATACTATGTCGGCCCGGAAATAGAGTACTTCTATTTCAAAGACGCGAAGGGCACGGTTACCGAGGACAGGGGCAGCTACTTCGGGCAGGGCGCCGGCGACGATGCGACCGACCTGCGCCGCCAGACCGTCCTGACGCTCGAAGACATCGGCATCCCTGTCGAATCCAGCCATCAGGAAGGCGCGCCCAGCCAGCACGAAATCGATTTGCGCCACACAGACGCCCTCACCATGGCGGATACGATTATGACTTATCGGCTGGTGGTCAAAGAGGTCGCGCGGCAGAACGGCTATTACGCGACCTTCATGCCCAAGCCGCTGGACGGCGTGAACGGCAGCGGCATGCACATGCACCAGTCGCTGTTCCAAGGCGACAGGAACGCCTTCTACGACGACGATGACGAACACCATCTGTCCGAGACGGCGAAGTTCTTCATCGCAGGGCTGATGAAGCACGCCCGCGAGATTACCGCCGTAACTAACCAGTGGGTGAACTCGTACAAGCGCCTCGTGCCAGCGTTCGAGGCGCCGACCTATGTTACATGGTCAACTGTCAACCGTGCCGACCTCATTCGTGTGCCCGACTTCAAGCCGGGCAGGGAAGAATCGCGGCGCATCGAGTTTCGCTCGCCCGATCCGGCGTGCAATCCGTATCTGGCGTTCAGCGTGATGTTGGCGGCTGGCTTAAAGGGCATCGAGAATCGCTACGAATTCCCGCAGCCCGCGCAGGTGAACGCCCTTCGCCTGACGCAAGCGGAACGCGACGAACTTGGCATCGAGGCGCTGCCTGCCAATCTGTGGGAGGCAATTGGCATCACCGAACGAAGTGAACTCGTGCAAGACGCGCTGGGAGGGGCTGTGTTCAACAGCTTCATAGAGAATAAGAAGATAGAGTGGGAGAACTATCACAGCCGCGTGGCGGACTACGAGAAAGAGCACTATTTGCCGGTGCTATAA